The following is a genomic window from Nitrospira sp..
GGATTGGGTTTGTTGGTTTGGTTCGCGCATCCGACCCATCTGCCGGTGGCTATGACCCCCGCTGATGAGCTGCGGGAGATGCGCGCGGAAGAATTGATGGAGGAAGTGCCATGACAGGTTCCACGACGGCGCGCCGGCTGCGGATCGGTCTCGGGGTCGGCTGCGCGCTGTTCTTCGGCAGTTGTGCCTGGATCCCGAAGGGCGATCCGCCGGCCGAGTATCTCGAACCGCCGGAGATGAAGGAGACGCTGGAAGAGGTGACGAGCCGGCTTCAGCAATGGCCTGAGGACCGGTGGTGGGAACAGTTCGGCAATCCAGAACTGAACGAGCTGATCGAAACGGCCCTCAAGGACAATCCCGGACTGAAACATGCCTCGGCCAGGCTACGCCAGGCGGAAGCGCTCGTGAAGGTCGAAGGGGCGCGACTCTTGCCGTTTATGGAAGCCGAGGCGTCTCTCACCTATGAGCGCATTTCACAACACGGTGTCTTTGCCGCTCTGAATCCGGAGGTGGGCGGCATAAGAATCGCGTACGGGATCATCAACCCGTTGAGCTTCCGGTACGAATTCGATTTCTGGGGGAAGAATCGCGCCATGCTCGAGGCGGCCTTGGGGCATGCGGCAGCCGAGGAGGCGGAAACCGCAGAGGTGCGTTTGCGGCTGACCGCCGGCATTGCACGCGCGTACTTCCGCGGACAAGCGCTCCAGCAGCAGCTCAATGTAGTGAAGACCATCGTCGGAATCCGGCGTGATCTCCAGAAGCTGGCGGAGACTAGGTTCCGACTCGGCCTGGACAACGACCAGCCGGTGAAGATCGCCGTGGCCGATTATGAAGCGGCCTTCAAACGGCAGGCAGCGGTTCGCGACCAACTGGATGTCCAGCGTCATTTGCTTGCCAGATTGGCGGGAAAGGGACCGGATGAGGCGATCCATTTGTTTGCGAAGCCACGAGTGGTTGTTCCCAATCAGATTGCGGCGCCCGACCACCTGTCCATCGGTTTGTTGGTCCATCGCCCAGACCTGGCTGCGGCCCTCTATCGAGCCCACGCCGCGTCGCGGATGGTCAAGGTCGCCAAGACACAATTCTATCCCACGATCGACCTGACGGGATTCGTGGGGTTCAATGCCTTGACGTTGACGAAGGGCACGGACAAACTTGCCAATTTCCTCTTCAGCGGTCAGAGCTTTTCGTATGGATTGGCTCCGGGGTTGCGCATGCCTTGGTTCGAAGGCGGCAGACTCCGGGGAGAGTTGGGGGCACAACGCGCCGAATATGACGCGGCGGTGGAGCTGTACAACGACACCTTGCTGGACGCGATGAGGGAGGTGGCCGACAGTTTGAGCGCCTGGCAAACGACCAAGGAAATGATGGAGTCTCACAGGCGCTTGCTCGCCTCGCTCGGCGCGGACTGGCGGCTGGCGAAGGTACGGCTCGTCAGCGGTCTCGACGACGATCGCGAGGTGTTGCGCCATCAACATCCGATGTTGGAGCAGGAATACGCTTTGAGGGCGTTGGAGAGCGATCAGTTGGTCGCCGCCGTCGATCTCATCGAATCGCTGGGCGGGGGCTATCACAATCCGGACATCGAAAAACGGCCGAATCACAACCCGAGTTAATTTATGACCACTACGACAACGTCGGAAACGAATCCAGCTCCTTCATCCGGTTCACTCAGAATTCACCCCAAGGCCATTCGTGCCAGCCGGAATCGCCGGTTGCTGCTCGTCGCTTTGCTGATCCTGGTCGCCTCCGTCGGGTATTTCGTCTACTGGTGGACACACGACCGACACTGGGTCAAGACCGACAACGCCTACGTCACGGGCAACCTGGTGCCGGTCGCGGCGCAAGCCTCCGGTATCATCACGCAGGTGCTGTTCGAGGAGACGCAATTCGTGAACCGAGGCGACCTGATGATTCGTCTCGATGAGCACCTGGCCTACGCGGCCTTGGGTCGCGCCCGCGGACGATTGGGTGAAGAGGTTCGGCGCGTCGCCGCCCTGTTCATGACGAGGAAGCAGTTGGCGGAAAAATTGAAGTCGCGAACCGCACGCTTGGGCCTGGCTGAACACGACATGGAACGCTATCAAAAGGCCTCTCCGAGCGGCGCGGTTTCCAAGCAAATCGTGCAAAACACGAGGGATGTAATCGCGTCCTTGGAAGCCGAGGTGCGGGAGACGCAGGCCGAGCTCGATACGCTCGATGCGCAGATCGGAGGCACGACGGTCGCGGCACACCCGGCCGTCGAATTCGCCAAGCATCAGCTCATCGACGCGCATCTGGAGTATGCTCGTCAACAAGTTCGGGCTCCGGTGTCCGGATACGTAGCCAAACGCAAGGCGCAAGTGGGAGACCGTGTGCAACCCGGCGCTCCGCTCATGACGATCGTGCCGCTGGACCATCTCTGGGTCGAGGCGAATTTGCGGGAAACGGAACTGCAGCACGTCAGGCCGGGGCAGCCGGCCTTGGTGAACGTGAGCCTGTACGGGTCGAAGCAGACCTTCCATGGCACCGTCGAGGGTTTGGTGCCGGGTAGCGGTAGTCCGTTCGCGCTGCTTCCGCCGGACAATTCCACGGGCAATTTCATCCACATCGTCGAGCGTGTGCCGGTGCGCATCGCGCTGCCGGCGGAGGAGCTGCGTGAACATCCGATCAGACCGGGACTTTCGACGGTGACGAGCATCAACATCACCGAGTCCGGCCAATCCGTCTGGTCGTCTTTGGCGACGGCGTCGACACACGAATACGAAACCGATGTCTACGCGGATGAGCTGCCCTCGGCGGAATCCATGGCGAACGAGGTGATGGCGACGAATCTCGTCGTCGCGAACGAAATCGAACAATCCGACTTGTTGTTTACTCAAGAAGGCGAAGAGAGCGTTGCGCCGATAAAAGGACGATACGGAAGACCGGGGAAGGAATTCGCTCCGGATGCTCGAAGCCGTTCCGTTCAATCAGGCGTTGAGCCGGCGCAGCCCTTTGCGCCGCGTCGGAGTCCGGATCTCGGTCTCTCCACTGCACCGTTAACTCCGTCCGTTGGTCCCAGTACCGGGTCGTTGGGGCCTGAGGCTGGGCGGAATCCTGCCGGTTTAAAATTTGGCCGCGAACGAGATCGTGGACGGCAAGCGTTTTAGAATCGTTAAGGGCGCTTTTGTGATGAGCTCCCTGACTCCGTGTGCCCCATCCTGCCGAAGGTGGCAATTCTTCTGGCGCAATCGTGATCGGATTTGATTGTTGCCTGCTTGAATGGTCTGCCACGAATCCATTATTTTCAACAGTGCTGGATAACTGCGTCCGACGAATTTATGATGTCGCCTCTCGTGCATTGCCGGCGAAATGGCCGTAGGCGCGGCGTGAGTGGTGTCGTTCAAGGAGTGGAATGTGCGTAAAGTCGATCTGAGCTACCGAACCCTTCTCTCCGTGACCAATGTGCTGAATTCCCAGCAAAATAGACAGAACCTCTTCCGCGCGGTGACCGAGCAATTGGCCAAAGTCGTGCGATGGGAACGGGCGGGCATCACGGTATATGACCTGGAGGCCGATGCATTCCGGTTTTATGCGGTCGAAACGAATCTCCCCAAAGTCGTGCTGCGCAGTGATGCGATGATTCCACGCGCGCAAAGTGCTGTTGGATGGGTCTATGACCATCAATGTGTGCACGTACGTCCTCGTTTGCAGGAAGAACAACTGTTCATCGAAGATAAATGTTATTTGCAGGAAGGTCTTGGGCGGATGATCAATCTTCCCATGGTCGTGCAGGACTCCTGCCTCGGGACGTTGAATATCGGCAGCGTCGAAGCGGGTCTCCCGGATCCTGACGATGTGGAGTTTCTTCAGCAGGTGGCGACGCAGATAGGGTTTGCGATCGCGCATGTCAACGCTTACGAAGAAATCAATCGTTTGCGCGAGCAACTGGCGCGGGAAAACGTCTACCTGACCGAAGAGTTAAAAACAACGCAAAATTACGATATGGTCGTAGGGCGAAGCCAAGTGTTCGGCCGGGTGCTTTCGCTGGCTAACCAGGCAGCCCCGACGACGGCCACCGTCCTGATTACCGGAGAAACCGGGACCGGAAAAGAGGTGTTGGCCCGTGCCATTCACGAACAGAGCCCTCGACGAGATCGGGCATTCGTGCGCCTCAACTGTGCTGCGTTGCCGGCCGGTCTCATTGAAAGCGAATTGTTCGGCCATGAGCGCGGCGCCTTTACCGGTGCAGCTCAACAACGTGTCGGGCGTTTCGAATTGGCCACCGGGGGCACCTTGTTTCTCGATGAGATCGGTGAAATGTCGTTGGAGGCGCAAGCTAAGCTGTTGCGTGTGCTGCAGGATGGCATGGTCGACCGAATCGGTGGGACAAAGTCGATTCCGGTCGATGTGCGGGTGATCGCCGCGACGAATACCGATCTGCAAGCGGCGATTCAGCGAGGGAGGTTTCGCAGCGATTTATATTATCGATTGAACGTTTTTCCTATTCACATGCCTTCCTTGCGGGAGCGTCCGGAAGATATTCCGATTCTCGCCAGACATTTCATGCGCTTTCATGCGCAGCGGTTGAAGCGTCCTTGCCGTGATTTCGATGGGCCGACAATGGAGCGATTGGTGCGCTATGAATGGCCGGGCAATGTACGAGAGCTTGAAAATCTCATCGAGCGAGGGTTGATCCTCTGTCATGATCTCGTCCTTCGCATTGATCCGGCCATGGGTGACGTGCGGCTATCGGCGGAGGTGAGCCCTCGACGCACCCTTCAAGATGAAGAGCGTCACCATATTCTTCAGGCACTCACATTGGCGGATTGGCGCATCGAAGGTCCGAGCGGAGCTGCGGAACAACTGGGATTGGCGCCCAGCACACTTCGTAGTCGCATGTATCGTTTGGGGATTCGTCGTTCTCCACATTCATAATCCCTCCTCTCACCGAACGCCTCACCGACAAGTGCCCACGAAATATCGTGGTGCCATCTTCGTGTCCCACCACGATATTTCGCGGGATACGAGGCTTGTCGAGGTCCCCTCGGAAATTCGCCGATTATGTTTAGTAAATTCAATGACATGGAAATCGAGATCGATACGCATGTTTGGCACATGAAGTGCAAAGGTTGGCCGCGTGATTTTTATGTTCTCTTTTACTTCTAACGGAAGGGTGTGGTGTCTGCAGATCAAGTAGTGCACCGCTGCGCTGTTGAGCGACCGGGTCACCGGCACAGCGGAACGTCACACGCCTGGAAAGGGGTTCATCATAAATTTACGACGCCGGTCATCCTTTAAGTAGGGTCGGCGCTAAGGATGTATAGCGCCGGAGGTTGTTCTGTATTTTTACGAGGAGGGTTTTCATGATGCAATTGTCACGGAGACAGTTTCTCAAGATCTCGGCGGGTACCGTCGCGGCCGTGGCCGTGGCGGACAAAGTCCTCGCGCTGACCGCGTTGCAACCGGTCATCGAGGTGGGGAACCCGCTGGGCGAGTATCCGGACCGGTCGTGGGAGCGGGTGTATCACGACCAGTATCGGTATGACTCGTCCTTTACGTGGTGCTGCTCCCCGAACGACACGCACGGGTGCCGCATCCGGGCCTTCGTCCGGAACGGCGTCGTGATGCGTGTGGAGCAGAACTATGACCACCAGACCTATGAAGACCTCTACGGCAACCGCGGTACGTTTGCGCACAATCCGCGCATGTGCTTGAAGGGGTTCACCTTCCATCGGCGCGTGTACGGGCCCTATCGCTTGAAGGGGCCCTTGATGCGGAAGGGCTGGAAGCAGTGGATGGACGATGGCTCGCCCGAGCTGACCCCGGATGTGAAGCGCAAGTACAAATTCGACAGCCGGTTCCTCGACGACCTGAATCGGGTCTCGTGGGATACGGCCTTCACCTATGTGGCCAAAGGCGCCATTCTCATTGCCACGCGGTACAGCGGCGAGGCGGGGGCCCGCCGACTCCGGGAGCAGGGGTATGCGCCGGAAATGATCGAGATGATGAAGGGCGCGGGCGTGCGCTGCTTCAAACATCGAGCCGGCATGCCGGTGCTCGGTATCATCGGCAAGATGATGAACACCCGCTTTAACGGCGGATGCCTGCCGCTGCTGGACTCCTGGATCCGTAAGGTGGATTCGGATAAGGCGCAAGGCGGCAAATATTATACGAACTATACCTGGCACGGCGACCAAGATCCGTCCCATCCGTTCTGGAACGGGACGCAGAACTGCGACGTGGACCTCTCGGACATGCGCTTCTCCAAGCTGAACACCAGCTGGGGCAAGAACTTCACTGAGAACAAGATGCCGGAAGCGCACTGGAAGCTCGAGTCGATCGAGCGCGGCGCGCGGATCGTCGTCATGACGCCGGAATACAACCCGACGGCCTACCGCGCCGACTACTGGATTCCTGTGCGGCCGGAGACCGATGGGGCGAACTTCCTCGGTGCCAGCAAGATTATCTTCGATGAAAATCTGCAGGACATCGACTACATCAAGGAATTCACCGACTTGCCGCTGCTCATTCGGACGGATACCTTGCAGTATCTCGATCCGCGTGACGTGATTGCGGACTACAAGTTCCCGGATTTCTCCAAGAGCTATTCGGGGCGCATCCAGTCGTTGAAGCCGGAACAGATTGAACGGCTCGGCGGCATGATGGTGTGGGACTTGGCCAAGAACCAAGCGGTCCCCCTGCACCGGGAACAGTGCGGCTTCCACTTCAAGGCGAGCGGGATCGACGTCGGCCTGACCGGCACCTATCGGGTGAAGTTGCTCAATGGCCGTGAAATCGACGTGATGCCGCTGTATCAGATGTATCAGGTGCACCTCCAGGACTACGACCTGGACACCACGCACCAAATCACACGAGCCCCGAAGGACCTCATCGTTCGGTGGGCGCGGGATTCGGGGACGATCAAGCCGGCCGCCATGCACAACGGCGAAGGCGTCTGCCACTATTTCCACATGACGGAAATGGGGCGGGCGGCGGCGTTCGTGATGACCATCACGGGTAACATCGGCAAGTTCGGCACCGGATGCCATACCTGGTCCGGCAACTACAAGGCTGGGATCTGGAACGCCGTGCCGTGGTCGGGTGCGGGGTTGGCGGTGCATACGGGAGAGGATCCGTTCAATCTGACCTTGGATCCGAACGCCCACGGCAAAGAGATCAAGACTCGCTCCTATTACTATGGGGAAGAAGTCGGCTACTGGAACCATGGGGATACGGCCTTGATCGTCAACACGCCGAAGTACGGACGCAAGGTGTTCACCGGCAAGACCCACATGCCGTGCGCCAGCAAAGTGCGCTGGGTGACCAACGTGAACATTTTGAATAATTCCAAGCACCACTATGACATGGTGAAGAACGTCGATCCGAACATCGAGATGATCGTCACGCAAGACATCGAGATGACCTCGGACGTCAACCATGCGGACGTGGCGTTTGCGTGTAACTCGTGGATGGAGTTCACCTATCCAGAAATGACCGGCACGGTCTCCAACCCGTGGATTCAGATCTGGAAGGGAGGGATTCGTCCGCTGTACGACACCCGGAACGACGCCGACACCTTTGCCGGTGTGGCCGCGAAGCTGTCAGAAATGACCGGCGATGCCCGGTTCCGCGGGGTCTTCCACTTCGTCTACATGAACCGGGTCGATGTCTATCCGCAGCGGATGCTGGATGCCAGCTCCACCTGCTACGGGTACAGCGCCGACGTCATGTTGAAGTCGGAAAAGGGCTGGATGGTGATGGGGCGGACCTATCCGCGGCATCCGCTCTGGGAGGAGACCAACGAGTCCAAGCCTCAGTGGACGCGGTCGGGCCGCATCGAGACCTACCGCATCGAGCCGGAAGCCATTGAGTACGGAGAGAACTTCATCGTCCACCGGGAAGGCCCGGAGTGTACGCCGTACTTGCCGAATGCGATCATGACCAGTAACCCGTACGTCCGACCGGACGACTACGGAATTCCCATCACGGCGCAGCACCATGACGACAAGACGGTGCGGAACCTCAAGCTGCCGTGGCAGGAAATCAAGCGGCATCCGAACCCGTTGTGGGAGAAGGGCTACCAGTTCTACTGCGTCACGCCCAAGACCCGGCACCGGGTGCACAGCCAATGGTCGGTGAACGACTGGGTGCAGATCTACGAGTCGAACTTCGGCGATCCGTACCGCATGGACAAACGGACACCGGGCGTCGGCGAGCACCAGTTGCACATCAACCCGCAGGCGGCGAAAGACCGCGGCATCAACGACGGCGACTACGTCTTTGTCGACGGGAACCCGGTGGACCGGCCCTATCGCGGCTGGAAACCCTCGGATCCGTTCTACAAGGTGTCGCGGTTGATGATCCGGGCCAAGTACAACCCGGCCTATCCGTACCACGTCACGATGGCGAAACATGCCCCGTACGTGTCGACGGCGAAGTCGGTGAAGGGCCACGAGACGCGGCCGGACGGGCGCGCCATCGCGGTGGACACCGGCTATCAGTCCAACTTCCGGTACGGCGCCCAACAGTCGTTCACACGGAATTGGCTGATGCCGATGCACCAAACCGACTCTCTCCCCGGCAAACATACGATTGCCTGGAAGTTCAAATGGGGCTTTACCATCGATCACCATGGCATCAACACGGTGCCGAAGGAATGCTTGATCCGCATCACGAAGGCGGAAGACGGCGGCATCGGAGCCCGTGGTCCGTGGGAACCGGTCCGGACCGGGTTTACGCCGGGTCAGGAAAACGAGTTCATGATCAAGTGGCTCAAGGGGGAACATATCAAGATCAAGGTCTAGGACCGAGGCGCACCGACTGAGCGGCATGCCGCTCGGCACGTCGGCCGCAGGACTTGAAACGAATGCGAACCATTCACCGCGTGATCATGTTCAGAAGGAGGATGTACAATGCCAGAAGTCTATAACTGGCAACTGGGACGGAAGATGCTGTATCCGTATGAGGAGCGGCATCCGAAGTGGCAGTTTGCCTTTGTGTTCAACATCAATCGCTGTTTGGCGTGTCAGACCTGTTCGATGGCCGACAAGTCGACCTGGCTCTTCTCGAAGGGGCAGGAGTACATGTGGTGGAACAACGTGGAGACGAAGCCCTACGGCGGGTATCCGCAGTTCTACGACGTGAAGATCACCCAGCTCATCGAGCAGGTGAATCCGGGCGGGCAGGTGTGGAACGTGCGGGTGGGCCGCAAGCACCATGCGCCGTACGGGGTGTTCGAAGGGATGACGATTTTCGACGCGGGGGCCAAGGTGGGCCAGGCGGCGATCGGGTACATCCCCACGGACCAGGAATGGCGGTTCGTGAATATCTATGAAGACACGGCGACCTCGATGCGGGCCATTGTCGAGAACATCGACAAGTCGGGCTTCACGCGGGACGAACCGTGGAAGCTTACCGGCAGCAGCCTGCCGGAGCACGAGACGTACTTCTTCTATCTGCAGCGGATCTGCAACCACTGCACGTATCCTGGGTGTCTGGCGGCCTGTCCGCGGAAGGCGATCTACAAGCGGCCGGAAGACGGCATCGTGTTGATCGACCAGAACCGGTGCCGAGGGTACAAGAAGTGCGTGGAGCAGTGCCCGTTCAAGAAGCCGATGTACCGGGGCACGACCCGGGTGTCGGAGAAGTGTATCGCCTGTTATCCGCGGATCGAGGGGAAGGACCCCTTGACAGGCGGTGAGCCGATGGAAACGCGCTGTATGGCGGCCTGCGTGGGGAAGATCCGCATGCAGAGCCTGGTGCGGATCGGCGAAGACGGGCTGTGGGCGGAAGACCGGTGGCATCCGCTGTACTACGCGATCCGCGTGGAGCAGGTGGCGTTGCCGCTGTACCCGCAGTGGGGCACGGAGCCCAACGGGTACTACATTCCGCCGCGGCATGCGCCGCGGGGCTACAACCGGCAGATGTTCGGGCCGGGGGTGGACAACGCGATCGAGAAGTATCTCGTGCCGAGTCGGGAACTGTTGGCGGTGCTCCAACTCTGGAGAGCCAGCCAGCAGATCATCTTCCGGTACGACGTCATTCCGGGCCCGAAGGTGTTTGAGACCCAGATCCACGGGAAGCGGTTCGACATGTACAACGATACCGTGCTGGGCTTCAACAAGTCGGGCAAGGAAGTGGCGCGGATTCAGGTCGAAGAGCCGATCTATATTCGGCCGGCCGAACGCGTGAACTGGCTGTAGGGTCATGCAGCCAACGGATGGGAGGAGGCATGCCTCCT
Proteins encoded in this region:
- a CDS encoding Outer membrane factor (OMF) lipoprotein associated wth EmrAB-OMF efflux system; the protein is MTGSTTARRLRIGLGVGCALFFGSCAWIPKGDPPAEYLEPPEMKETLEEVTSRLQQWPEDRWWEQFGNPELNELIETALKDNPGLKHASARLRQAEALVKVEGARLLPFMEAEASLTYERISQHGVFAALNPEVGGIRIAYGIINPLSFRYEFDFWGKNRAMLEAALGHAAAEEAETAEVRLRLTAGIARAYFRGQALQQQLNVVKTIVGIRRDLQKLAETRFRLGLDNDQPVKIAVADYEAAFKRQAAVRDQLDVQRHLLARLAGKGPDEAIHLFAKPRVVVPNQIAAPDHLSIGLLVHRPDLAAALYRAHAASRMVKVAKTQFYPTIDLTGFVGFNALTLTKGTDKLANFLFSGQSFSYGLAPGLRMPWFEGGRLRGELGAQRAEYDAAVELYNDTLLDAMREVADSLSAWQTTKEMMESHRRLLASLGADWRLAKVRLVSGLDDDREVLRHQHPMLEQEYALRALESDQLVAAVDLIESLGGGYHNPDIEKRPNHNPS
- a CDS encoding Multidrug efflux system EmrAB-OMF, membrane fusion component EmrA: MTTTTTSETNPAPSSGSLRIHPKAIRASRNRRLLLVALLILVASVGYFVYWWTHDRHWVKTDNAYVTGNLVPVAAQASGIITQVLFEETQFVNRGDLMIRLDEHLAYAALGRARGRLGEEVRRVAALFMTRKQLAEKLKSRTARLGLAEHDMERYQKASPSGAVSKQIVQNTRDVIASLEAEVRETQAELDTLDAQIGGTTVAAHPAVEFAKHQLIDAHLEYARQQVRAPVSGYVAKRKAQVGDRVQPGAPLMTIVPLDHLWVEANLRETELQHVRPGQPALVNVSLYGSKQTFHGTVEGLVPGSGSPFALLPPDNSTGNFIHIVERVPVRIALPAEELREHPIRPGLSTVTSINITESGQSVWSSLATASTHEYETDVYADELPSAESMANEVMATNLVVANEIEQSDLLFTQEGEESVAPIKGRYGRPGKEFAPDARSRSVQSGVEPAQPFAPRRSPDLGLSTAPLTPSVGPSTGSLGPEAGRNPAGLKFGRERDRGRQAF
- a CDS encoding Respiratory nitrate reductase alpha chain, which codes for MMQLSRRQFLKISAGTVAAVAVADKVLALTALQPVIEVGNPLGEYPDRSWERVYHDQYRYDSSFTWCCSPNDTHGCRIRAFVRNGVVMRVEQNYDHQTYEDLYGNRGTFAHNPRMCLKGFTFHRRVYGPYRLKGPLMRKGWKQWMDDGSPELTPDVKRKYKFDSRFLDDLNRVSWDTAFTYVAKGAILIATRYSGEAGARRLREQGYAPEMIEMMKGAGVRCFKHRAGMPVLGIIGKMMNTRFNGGCLPLLDSWIRKVDSDKAQGGKYYTNYTWHGDQDPSHPFWNGTQNCDVDLSDMRFSKLNTSWGKNFTENKMPEAHWKLESIERGARIVVMTPEYNPTAYRADYWIPVRPETDGANFLGASKIIFDENLQDIDYIKEFTDLPLLIRTDTLQYLDPRDVIADYKFPDFSKSYSGRIQSLKPEQIERLGGMMVWDLAKNQAVPLHREQCGFHFKASGIDVGLTGTYRVKLLNGREIDVMPLYQMYQVHLQDYDLDTTHQITRAPKDLIVRWARDSGTIKPAAMHNGEGVCHYFHMTEMGRAAAFVMTITGNIGKFGTGCHTWSGNYKAGIWNAVPWSGAGLAVHTGEDPFNLTLDPNAHGKEIKTRSYYYGEEVGYWNHGDTALIVNTPKYGRKVFTGKTHMPCASKVRWVTNVNILNNSKHHYDMVKNVDPNIEMIVTQDIEMTSDVNHADVAFACNSWMEFTYPEMTGTVSNPWIQIWKGGIRPLYDTRNDADTFAGVAAKLSEMTGDARFRGVFHFVYMNRVDVYPQRMLDASSTCYGYSADVMLKSEKGWMVMGRTYPRHPLWEETNESKPQWTRSGRIETYRIEPEAIEYGENFIVHREGPECTPYLPNAIMTSNPYVRPDDYGIPITAQHHDDKTVRNLKLPWQEIKRHPNPLWEKGYQFYCVTPKTRHRVHSQWSVNDWVQIYESNFGDPYRMDKRTPGVGEHQLHINPQAAKDRGINDGDYVFVDGNPVDRPYRGWKPSDPFYKVSRLMIRAKYNPAYPYHVTMAKHAPYVSTAKSVKGHETRPDGRAIAVDTGYQSNFRYGAQQSFTRNWLMPMHQTDSLPGKHTIAWKFKWGFTIDHHGINTVPKECLIRITKAEDGGIGARGPWEPVRTGFTPGQENEFMIKWLKGEHIKIKV
- a CDS encoding Respiratory nitrate reductase beta chain, with translation MPEVYNWQLGRKMLYPYEERHPKWQFAFVFNINRCLACQTCSMADKSTWLFSKGQEYMWWNNVETKPYGGYPQFYDVKITQLIEQVNPGGQVWNVRVGRKHHAPYGVFEGMTIFDAGAKVGQAAIGYIPTDQEWRFVNIYEDTATSMRAIVENIDKSGFTRDEPWKLTGSSLPEHETYFFYLQRICNHCTYPGCLAACPRKAIYKRPEDGIVLIDQNRCRGYKKCVEQCPFKKPMYRGTTRVSEKCIACYPRIEGKDPLTGGEPMETRCMAACVGKIRMQSLVRIGEDGLWAEDRWHPLYYAIRVEQVALPLYPQWGTEPNGYYIPPRHAPRGYNRQMFGPGVDNAIEKYLVPSRELLAVLQLWRASQQIIFRYDVIPGPKVFETQIHGKRFDMYNDTVLGFNKSGKEVARIQVEEPIYIRPAERVNWL
- a CDS encoding Transcriptional regulator, Fis family; translation: MRKVDLSYRTLLSVTNVLNSQQNRQNLFRAVTEQLAKVVRWERAGITVYDLEADAFRFYAVETNLPKVVLRSDAMIPRAQSAVGWVYDHQCVHVRPRLQEEQLFIEDKCYLQEGLGRMINLPMVVQDSCLGTLNIGSVEAGLPDPDDVEFLQQVATQIGFAIAHVNAYEEINRLREQLARENVYLTEELKTTQNYDMVVGRSQVFGRVLSLANQAAPTTATVLITGETGTGKEVLARAIHEQSPRRDRAFVRLNCAALPAGLIESELFGHERGAFTGAAQQRVGRFELATGGTLFLDEIGEMSLEAQAKLLRVLQDGMVDRIGGTKSIPVDVRVIAATNTDLQAAIQRGRFRSDLYYRLNVFPIHMPSLRERPEDIPILARHFMRFHAQRLKRPCRDFDGPTMERLVRYEWPGNVRELENLIERGLILCHDLVLRIDPAMGDVRLSAEVSPRRTLQDEERHHILQALTLADWRIEGPSGAAEQLGLAPSTLRSRMYRLGIRRSPHS